A genomic window from Panthera tigris isolate Pti1 chromosome B4, P.tigris_Pti1_mat1.1, whole genome shotgun sequence includes:
- the MRPL51 gene encoding 39S ribosomal protein L51, mitochondrial: MAGSLSLGAGRVLWGRAPLSCRSFSLGIPGMFHVRLTLPPPKVVDRWNEKRAMFGVYDNIGILGDFEMHPKELIRGPRWLRGWKGNELQRCIRKKKMVGNRMFLDDLHNLNKRISYLYKHFNRHGKYR; the protein is encoded by the exons ATGGCAGGGAGCCTCTCTTTGGGGGCAGGCAGGGTCCTATGGGGCCGGGCGCCCCTATCCTGCAGAAGCTTCTCTCTGG GTATTCCTGGAATGTTCCACGTAAGGCTCACCCTCCCGCCTCCCAAAGTGGTTGATCGTTGGAACGAGAAGAGGGCTATGTTCGGGGTGTATGACAACATCGGGATCCTGG GAGACTTTGAAATGCACCCCAAAGAACTGATCAGGGGCCCCAGATGGCTTAGAGGCTGGAAGGGGAATGAATTGCAACGTTGTATCCGAAAGAAGAAAATGGTTGGAAATCGAATGTTCCTTGATGACCTGCACAACCTTAACAAACGCATCAGCTACCTCTACAAACACTTTAACAGACATGGAAAGTACCGGTAG